The proteins below come from a single Juglans regia cultivar Chandler chromosome 12, Walnut 2.0, whole genome shotgun sequence genomic window:
- the LOC108993829 gene encoding probable pectinesterase/pectinesterase inhibitor 35 codes for MIKYRMTVFHAQRGNILVIIPLAVFLIFTEFLFLVGSVESLPTVLPSLPTHFSKIPGASPRADIFSGCRRTPYRAACESMLSSKLISAPPQTLGDLFHHSVQFSIGKANSARALAYNLSHSFETSHILLNGGMNDCLELLDDSLDQLANVVNHQRKPSPSSTDDVQTWLSAALTNQVTCLKSLENYRFKIGKGVMDATVRDLSHFISNSLNLYVSSNQNYHEAKKSSISSTGGHRRLMSDGFPSWVSAAERRLLRASIGEIEASAVVAKDGSGTHETIGEALALAASLAVGGYGRTVVHVKAGTYHENLNIRTDQNNLMLVGDGKGQTVIVGDRSNDGGWTTFRSATFAAMGDGFIARDITFVNSAGPAKHQAVALRIGSDKSVIFRCSILGYQDTLYTYSKRQFYRETDIYGTIDFIFGNSAVVFQNCNIYVRKPLPGQDNFITAQGRNSPDENTGISIHNCKIAAASDLKPVQSKVATYLGRPWFKHSRTVIMQSYLDGLIHPAGWAPWPGSSAFGKLYYGEYKNKGPGASISGRVKWPGYHASLTSADAQSFTVAGFIAGHLWLPSTGVSFDSGLFG; via the exons ATGATCAAGTACAGAATGACAGTCTTCCATGCACAGCGAGggaatatattagtaataattccACTAGCTGTGTTCTTAATATTCACTGAATTTTTATTCCTTGTTGGTTCCGTAGAATCTCTACCAACAGTACTACCTTCCCTGCCAACCCATTTCTCCAAAATCCCTGGAGCATCACCAAGAGCAGATATCTTTTCAGGTTGCAGGCGCACCCCCTACAGAGCAGCTTGCGAATCCATGCTTTCATCAAAGCTAATTAGTGCTCCCCCTCAAACGCTTGGAGATCTCTTCCACCACTCGGTCCAGTTTAGCATCGGCAAAGCTAACTCGGCTCGAGCCCTGGCGTACAACCTCAGTCATTCTTTTGAAACTTCCCATATCCTCTTAAATGGTGGCATGAACGACTGCCTCGAGCTGCTCGATGACAGTCTGGACCAGCTCGCGAATGTTGTCAACCACCAGAGAAAGCCCAGCCCAAGCAGTACGGACGACGTCCAAACATGGCTCAGTGCTGCACTTACAAATCAGGTGACCTGTCTCAAAAGCCTTGAGAATTACAGATTTAAGATAGGCAAAGGTGTAATGGATGCCACGGTTAGAGATCTGAGCCACTTCATCAGCAATTCCCTGAACCTTTACGTGTCTAGCAACCAAAATTATCACGAGGCTAAAAAATCAAGCATAAGTAGTACTGGAGGCCATCGAAGGTTGATGTCGGATGGTTTTCCGTCGTGGGTGTCGGCGGCAGAACGGAGACTTTTACGAGCTTCTATAGGAGAGATAGAGGCAAGTGCAGTGGTGGCTAAGGACGGAAGCGGGACTCACGAGACGATAGGGGAGGCACTCGCGCTGGCGGCCTCCTTGGCTGTTGGTGGTTATGGTAGGACTGTAGTTCACGTTAAAGCTGGGACATATCACGAAAACCTTAACATTCGCACTGACCAAAATAACCTAATGTTAGTTGGGGATGGAAAGGGACAAACAGTCATTGTTGGTGATCGGAGCAACGACGGTGGCTGGACAACTTTCCGGTCTGCTACTTTTG CCGCCATGGGCGATGGGTTCATTGCCAGAGACATCACATTTGTGAACAGTGCGGGGCCAGCCAAGCACCAAGCCGTTGCCCTACGTATTGGATCCGACAAGTCCGTAATCTTCCGATGCTCCATCCTCGGCTACCAAGACACACTCTACACCTATTCTAAACGACAGTTCTACAGAGAAACCGATATTTACGGAACCATAGATTTCATATTCGGGAACTCAGCAGTAGTTTTCCAAAACTGCAACATATACGTGAGGAAACCTTTGCCTGGTCAGGACAACTTTATTACAGCGCAAGGTCGGAACAGCCCAGATGAAAATACCGGCATTTCTATTCACAATTGTAAGATAGCAGCTGCATCCGACCTAAAACCTGTGCAATCTAAGGTTGCTACGTATCTTGGAAGACCATGGTTTAAGCATTCTCGGACGGTAATCATGCAGTCGTATCTGGATGGCTTAATCCACCCAGCAGGATGGGCACCGTGGCCCGGATCTTCTGCCTTTGGAAAACTCTATTATGGGGAATACAAGAACAAAGGGCCTGGAGCCTCCATTTCCGGTAGGGTAAAGTGGCCAGGTTATCATGCCTCCCTCACGTCGGCTGATGCGCAAAGTTTCACAGTGGCTGGTTTTATTGCTGGACATCTCTGGCTGCCCTCCACTGGGGTGTCTTTTGATTCAGGACTTTTTGGATGA